The DNA segment CCGCACCCGTGAGCTGGGCGAGGGCGGCGGCCCTCCGGAGCCCCCGGCCCCGGACGACGACAGCTACTACCAGGTCTTCAAGCAGTCGATAAGCGGCAGCGGCTATCCGACGCCGCGCGAGTTCGGCGACAACGTCCGCGCGACATACGGCCACTCCCTGCTGGACGCCGAGGCCAAGCGCATGGTCCTCGACTTCCAGAACCGCCACTCCGCCGAGTTGGAGGAAGACCACATCGCGTGACCCGCACCACGCAGAGGTACCCATACGTATCGCACACGAGGAGGGGGCGTCCGGTGTCCGCCGGGCGCCCCCTCCTCGTGTGCGGCGGTACCTCGCTCAGTCCCCGAGCAGCAGCCGCACCCGCTCCTGCCCCACCGCGAGCAGCAGGGTGGGAAGACGCGGACCCGTGTCCCGCCCGACCATCAGGTGGTAGAGCAGCGCGAAGAACGACCGCTGCGCGGCCTTGATCTCCGCGGGCAGTTCCTTGGGCGTGGCGTCGGCGGGGAAGCCGGCCTGGACCTTGGGGACACCGTAGACATGGTGGGTGAGCCCGTCCAGGGACCAGTGGTCGGCGAGTCCGTCGAGCAGCAGCCGCAGGGACTGGCGGCCCTGCTCGTCGAGGGACTTCAGCAGCATCTCGTCCGGCTCCGTACGCACGATGGTGCGCTGGTCGGCCGGGACGTGGAGGGTGATCCACGCCTCGGCCTTGTCGTAGCGGGGCCGGGCCTCGTCGAGCGAGGCGAGCGGGTGGGCGGGGTCGAAGTCGCTGAGGATGCGCAGCGCCTGGTCCGTGTGCCCGCCGGTGATGTCGGCGACGGAGGCGAGGGTGCGGTACGGCAGCGGCCGGGGCGTCATGGGCAGCGCGCCACTCGCCGTGCCCACCGCGCGGGAGTGCGCGGCGATGTCGCCGGGCAGGGCGGTACCCTCGGTGACCTTGGCGTCGAGCCGGTCCCACTCGTCGTAGAGGCGCTGGATCTCCTGGTCGAAGGCGACCTTGAAGGACTGGTTGGGGCGGCGGCGTGCGTACAGCCAGCGCAGCAGCTGGGGTTCCATGATCTTCAGCGCGTCGGCGGGCGTGGGGACGCCGCCGCGTGAGGACGACATCTTGGCCATGCCGCTGATGCCGACGAAGGCGTACATGGGGCCGATCGGCTGCTTGCCGCCGAAGATGCCGACGATCTGCCCGCCGACCTGGAACGACGACCCGGGCGAGGAGTGGTCGACCCCGCTCGGCTCGAAGATCACGCCCTCGTACGCCCAGCGCATCGGCCAGTCGACCTTCCAGACCAGCTTGCCGCGGTTGAACTCGCCCAGCCGGACCGTCTCGCAGAAGCCGCAGGCGGTGCAGGCGTAGGTCAGCTCGGTGCTGTCGTCGTCGTACGAGGTGACGGTGGTGAGGTCCTTCTCGCAGTTGCCGCAGTACGGCTTGTACGGGAAGTAGCCGGCGGAGCCGGTGCTGCCGTCGTCCTCGGCGGCGGCGCCGGAGCCCTCCGCCGCCTCCAGCTCGGCCTCGTCGACCGCCTTCTGCTGCTGCTTCGCCGGGGCCTTCCTGGTGCGGTACTGGCCGAGGATCGCGTCGATGTCGCCGCGGTGCCTGATGGCGTGCAGGATCTGCTCGCGGTAGGCACCGGAGGTGTACTGCTCCGTCTGGCTGATGCCGTCGAACTCCACGCCCAGCTCGGCGAGCGACTCGGCCATGGCTGCCTTGAAGTGCTCGGCCCAGGTCGGGTACGGGGAGCCCTTGGGAGCCGGGACCGAGGTGAGCGGCTTGCCGATGTGCTCGGCCCACGTCTCGTCGACGCCCTCGACACCGGCCGGGACCTTGCGGTACCGGTCGTAGTCGTCCCAGGAGATCAGGTGTCGGACCCGGTGGCCGCGGCGGCGGATCTCGTCGGCGACCAGGTGCGGGGTCATGACCTCGCGGAGGTTGCCCAGGTGGATGGGGCCCGACGGGGACAGTCCGGACGCGACGACCACAGGTTTGCCCGGGGCCCGACGCTCCGACTCCTCGATGACCTCGTCCGCGAAACGGGAGACCCAGTCGGTGGTCTCGGTGCTCTGAGCCACGATCGGCACGTCCTTCTTTCTGCTCGGGCAGCCGGTACGGTCGCACGGCTGACCTCTCCATTCTCCCAGCCCGGACCGCATCCGCGAAAACCGCTTCTCACCGCGTGGGATACTCGGTTTCCGTAGCACTCCCACAACCCGAGCAGAACGGCAGCCACTCCATGGCCTCGGTCACGTCCCTCAGCGACTCCGTCCAGCAGCATCTCGCGTCCGCGCTCTCGGCCGTCCGGCCCGAGGCCGCCGGCGCGGACCCGCTGCTGCGCCGAAGCGACCGGGCGGACTACCAGGCCAACGGCATCCTGGCGCTGGCCAAGAAGGCGAAGGCGAACCCGCGGGAGCTGGCCGCCGAGGTCGTCGCGCACGTCGTCACCGGTGACGAGCTGATCAAGGACGTCGAGGTCTCCGGACCCGGCTTCCTCAACCTCACGATCGCGGACCGGGCGATCACCGCGAACCTCGCCGCGCGGTACGCGGACCCCGAGCGCCTCGGCGTGCCGGTGGTCCCGGACCCCGGCACCACGGTGATCGACTACGCCCAGCCGAACGTGGCGAAGGAGATGCACGTCGGCCACCTGCGGTCCGCCGTGATCGGCGACTCCGTCGTCCAGCTCCTGGAGTTCACCGGGGAGAACGTGGTGCGCCGCCACCACATCGGCGACTGGGGAACCCAGTTCGGCATGCTCATCCAGTACCTGGACGAGCACCCGCACGAGTTGGACCACAAGGACGCCGAGAGCCTCCAGGCCTCCGGTCAGGAGGCGATGTCCAACCTGGACCGCCTCTACAAGACCGCGCGGAAGCTGTTCGACTCCGACGAGGAGTTCAAGACGCGCTCCCGGCGCCGGGTGGTCGACCTCCAGGCGGGCGATCCGCAGACGCTCGCCATCTGGCAGAAGTTCGTCGACGAGTCGAAGATCTACTTCTTCTCCGTCTTCGACAAGCTGGACATGGAGATCCAGGACGCGGACATCGTCGGCGAGTCCGGCTACAACGACATGCTCGCCGAGACCTGCCGCCTGCTGGAGGAGTCGGGCGTCGCGGTCCGCTCCGAGGGCGCGCTGTGCGTGTTCTTCGAGGACGTCCTGGGCCCGGACGGCAAGCAGGTCCCGCTGATCGTGCAGAAGTCGGACGGCGGCTACGGCTACGCGGCGACCGACCTGTCGGCGATCCGCGACCGTGTCTTCCACCTGAAGGCCGACACCCTGCTGTACGTGGTGGACGCCCGGCAGGCGCTGCACTTCAAGATGGTCTTCGAGACCGCGCGCCGGGCCGGCTGGCTCGGGGACGGTGTGACGGCGCTCCAGCTGGCGTTCGGCACGATCCTCGGCAAGGACGGCAAGCCGTTCAAGACCCGCGAGGGCGAGACGGTGAAGCTGGTCGACCTGCTGGACGAGGCGATCGACCGCGCCTCGGCGGTGGTCCGGGAGAAGGCACAGGACCTGTCCGGGGAGGAGATCGCCGAGCGGGGCACCCAGGTGGGCGTCGGCGCGGTGAAGTACGCGGACCTGTCGACGTCGGCGAACCGGGACTACAAGTTCGACCTCGACCAGATGGTCTCGCTGAACGGCGACACGTCGGTGTACCTCCAGTACGCCTACGCCCGCATCCAGTCGATCCTGCGCAAGGCCCCCGAGGGCGTACACCCGTCGGCGCACCCGGAGTTGGCGCTGCACGCGGCCGAGCGGGCGCTGGGCCTGCACGTCGACGCGTTCGCGGAGACGGTGGCGGACGCGGCCCGCGAGTACGCCCCGCACAAGCTGGCCGCGTACCTGTACCAGCTGGCGTCCCTGTACACGTCGTTCTACGACAAGTGCCCGGTGCTGAAGGCCGGGTCGCCGGACCAGGTGGCCAACCGCCTGTTCCTGTGCGACGTCACGGCCCGCACGCTGCACCGGGGCATGGCCCTGCTGGGCATCAGGACGCCCGAGCGGCTCTGATCGCCCCTGACCGGAACGGTCGCACGCACGGGTCCGTGGCCCGTCCTCTCCCCCGAAGAGAGGACGGGCCACAGCCGTTCAGCCGGTCAACCGGCCGACCGGCTTCCGGTCAGCTGGAGTTGGCGTTGGCGAACCGCTTGAACGCGGCCTGGGTCCCCGAGCCGGCGATGCCGTCGATGGCGCCGGTGTAGCCCCAGTGTGCCTTCAGCAGTCGCTGCAGCGCCTTCACCGTGTTGGGTCCGACGATCCCGTCGATCGCGTCGTTGTAACCCCAGTACGCCCTGAGACCGCGCTGGAAGGCCTTCCAGCTGTTGGTGCCGAGCTGGCCGTCCCTCGCCCCGGTGTAGCCCCAGTACGTCCGCAGCCAGTCCTGGACCTTCTTGGCCTCCGCCGTGCTCAGACCGAGGTTGACCACCGCGAGCGGAGCGACCGCCTCGGCACTCGCCACGGCCTTGGTGTCCTGCGCCGGTGCCGCGAAGCTGGTGCCCGCGGTGGCCAGGCCACCGGCGGCTATCCCCACGGCCGTGGTGACGCTGACGAGTGCCTTCGTCATGGCTCGCATTCGTTTCCCCCTTCGAATGGGCGGCGCCGACCGGAGCGGCCGGCTCGGCAACGACACTGCCGGACCGGTGCCGGGCCCGGCCATGATTGCCTCAGAAGTGACGACGGCACGGGACGCCCCCTCCTGCGACCTGCGGGGATGTGCTCCGCCGGGAAGGTGCCGCGGGAGGGGCCGTGGCCGAATCGGTGCGGGTGCGGGAACCGCCTCCCCGGGCACACCGTTGATGCTGTTGCACAATGCGACGGGGGACCGGAACCGAGCACACGTGTGCGGGGGGGGACATGTCGCGCTGGAAGGCCCTGCCCGCTGAACTCGACCCGAGCGCACGCAACCTGGTGGTGCGTTTACGGTGGCTGAAGGACCACAGCGGACTGAGCCTGCGCCAGCTCGCGTCGAAGAGCGGATACAGCGCCTCGTCGTGGGAGCGCTACCTCGGCGGCAGATCGCTGCCGCCGAGAGGGGCCGTGGAGGCACTCGCCTCGATCAACGGCGAGGAGCCGTCCCGGCTGCTCGCCGCGTGGGAGGTCGCCGCCGAGGCCTGGAACGGACGCACGGCAACGGCACCTCCGGCTTCGACTGCGGATACGGCTCCGGCTCCGGCTCCGGCGGCGGCGGCGGCGGAACCGATCACGGCCGTGCCCGCGGAGCCCCCCGGGCCGACCGCCGGCCACACGGCTGATCCGGTGCGCGGGAGGGCCTTCCAGGTCGCGGTCGCCGCAGGTGTGGCGGCCCTCCTGCTGGCCGCGTCGGCGGCTGCGGTCCTGGTCGGCCGGATGGGCACGGACGGCGGCGCCGCGACGTCGCCCACGTCGTCGGCCGCGGCGGCGATGTCGTCACCGTCGGCCGTACCCGGGTACACCTGCCGGGTGGAGCGGGTCGACGGTCTCTGGTACGCGGGGCAGAGCGACACGAAGGAGGAGCTCCTGGCGAACGGCTACGCCGGGCCGGAGGTCGCCGAGGTGCAGTGCCTGCTGGAACGCGCGGGTTACGCGCCGGGGGACATCGACGGCATCTACGGCCCGTTGACCGAACGCGCCGTCACCCGCCTGCAACGGGACGCCGGTCTGGTCGTGGACGGCATCGTCGGCCCGCACACCTGGGGGGCCTTGCGGGGATGAGGTCGCCGAACGGTTCCGGAGACGCGCGGCGCACACCCCGTACGCCGAGTGCACCTGCTGGTACGCCGTCACCGGAGCGTGCCCGGCTGACCGCCGCCCTGCGGGACCTCAAGGAACGCGCGGGCCTGAGCCTGACCCGGCTGGAGGAACGCACGCCGTTCAGCAAGTCCTCCTGGGGCCGCTATCTCAAGGGCGAGACGCTGCCGCCCCGGGAGGCCGTGCGGGAGCTGTGCCGGCTGGCGGGGGAACCGGCCGCACGCTGCCTGGCCCTGTGGGAGCTCGCGGAGTCGGAGAGCAGCGGCCGGGCGGCCCAGGCCCGTGCCCCGGCGCCGGCCGCACCACCGGAACCCGGCCCGGCACCGCCCGCACCCCCGGCGCCCGCCCCGGCCGACCCGTCGCGGCCTGCGGACGGACCGGAGCCCCGCAGAGGTCCCCGGCGCATCGCGTCCGTCATCGCGGCCGTGCTGGCGGTGGCCGCCGCAGGCATGACCGCCACCGTCCTCCTCCTGCCGTCCGACCGGGCACCCGACGAAGCCCGGGCACCGCTCACGGCCGGAACGGGCAGCGGCACGGGAACCGCGACCGGGACCGCCCCACCCCCGCCCCGCTGCCGGGGGGCCGCCTGCGAGGGCAGGGACCCGGTGAACATGCTCTGCGGCTTCCCCCCGGACACCCTCATCGAGCACCGCACCGCCTCCGGCGCCCACCTGCAGGTGCGGTACAGCTCCGAGTGCGGAACGAGCTGGGGCCGTGTCTGGGGCACCCGGGTGGGCGACCGCGTCGAGCTGACCGCGGCCGGCCCGACCCGCTCCGCCGAGGTCACGGATGCCCTGGACGCGAAGGCGTACGTCTACACGCCCATGACGAGATCCCGCCCGGGCACCGTCGTACGAGCCTGCTTCCGCTCCGCGACGGCCCCGGGACGGGAGTGCTTCGAGGCCACGGTCCGCTGATCACGCTTCCGAAGGGCCGCAGGCCCGGACGGTCAGGGGTGCAGCACGACCTTCGTGTAGCCCTCGATCCGCTTGTCGAACTTGTCGTAGGCCGACGACGCCTGGTCCAGGCCCAGTTCGTGGGAGACGACGAAGCTGGGCTTCGCCCTGCCCTCGATGATCATGTCGCGCAGTTGCCGGTTGTAGCGCTTCACGTTGCACTGGCCCGTCCCGATCCGCAGGCCCTTCTCGAAGAGCTTGCCGATCGCGACGAGGAGCATGCCCTGCTTGGCCTGCTCGTCCGGTGCTCCCGGGTCGGCCGGGACGTAGAGTCCGGGCACGCCGAGCGCTCCGGTCGGCCTGACCGTGCCGACGAGCGCGTTGAGCACGGTCGCCGGTTCCTCGTGCGTGTCCCCCGGTGTCGTCGCCGTCGCCTGGTAGCCGACGGCGTCCACGCCCTTGTCCGTGCCGGCGCCCCCGGTCTGCTCCTTGATCTGCTCGACCGGGTCGCCCTTGGAGAAGTCGACCGGCACCGCGCCGATCTCCTCGGCCTTCTGCAGCCGCTCGGCGACCCGGTCCACGACGAACACCTTCTTCGCGCCGCGCAGCAGAGCCGAGTAGGCGGCCATGAGCCCGACCGGGCCCGCCCCGTACACCGCGACGCTCTCACCGGGGCTGACCTGGGCGAGCTCACAGCCGTGGTAGCCGGTGGGAAAGATGTCGGCGAGCAGGATGAAATCGCTCTCGTACTCCTTTCCCTGAGGTAGTTTCAGGCAGTTGAAGTCCGCGTAGGGAACGCGCAGGTATTCGGCCTGGCCGCCCTGCCAGGGCCCCATGGAGACATAGCCGTAGGCGCCGCCGGCGAAGCCGGGATTGACGGTCGTGCAGTATCCGGTGAATCCCGCGGCGCAGTTGGTGCAGAACCCGCAGGCGACGTTGAAGGGCATGACCACGCGGTCGCCCTCCTCGATCGCGGTGACGCCCTGACCGACCTCCTCGACGATTCCCATGTTCTCGTGGCCGAAGACGATGCCGGGCTCGGCGCCGGTCCGTCCCTCGTACATGTGCAGGTCGGAGCCGCATATCGCGGTGGAGGTGATCCGTACGATCACGTCGTTCGGGTGCTGGATGCGGGGCTTCTCCGCATCCTCGACCTCGACGCTGAACGGCCCCTTGTAAACGACGGCTTTCATGATCGCGCCCTTCGTTCGACAACGCACGTCCGATCACACGCCCGCCCCGATTTCCCGGCGTGACCTATTCCTCATGGTTCTTCGGTCCACACCATCAGGCAAGTCGGTAATCTCACCGTGAACGCAGTTCGGTGCGGAGCGGTGCAAAAATCCGTGCCGCGTCGGCACATCATGAGGGTGAGCGAGAAGTGTCAGCACAACGACTGGGGACCCTGCCAGGGCTTCGGCGTAGTCACGTGACGTCCGGTTCGTGATCATCCGAGACCGAGGAGTGTGAGGGGGCGGCGAGGGTCGCGGGCGTTGCGGCGGAGGCCGGCCGCGATGTTCTTCACTCCGGCCATGCGGAGGACTCCGATGGCGAGGTTGCGCCATGTGGCCATCACGCGGGGCGCGTTGCCGGTCCGCAGTTGGGAGGCGTCCTCGGCGAAGGTGGTGTCGCGGACATGGTGCAGGGCCTCGATCTTCCAATGGTCGCGGACGAGTTCGGCGAGCTGGGCAGCGGTGGCCTGCTCGGCGGTCAGGCTGGTGACGGCGTAGACCGTCTTGACGGTGGTCTTGCCGGTCTTGCGGTCGGTGCGCCGACGCTTGATCTGGACGGCCTGGCGGGCTCCGGGGAAGAGGAGGCTGTTCACGGTGGCGGCCTTGATCCGACGGATCTCCGAGCGGCCGTGGGCGATGCCCCGGGTGCGTCCCTGAAGCGGGATGTCCTTCCAGGGAAGGGACTTCAGCTGGCGGCGCAGCTTCTTCTGGTTGCCCTTGACGATCACGATGTAGTGGGCACCCCGGCCGAGGAGGTAGTCGGCGTGCTCGCGCTGGGTGTGCATGGCGTCGCTGGTGACGACGACGCCGACCAGGTCGGCAACGGTATCCAGCAGCGGCTGGAAGCAGGTGATCTCGTTCGTCTTCTCGCCGACGTCCAGCTGGCCCAGGACCAGACCGGTGGTGTGCTCCAGTGCAGCGAACGGATGGATCTTGCGGCCCTTCGCCTTGGCCGCGCCGCGCAGGCTCTTGCCGTCCACTGCGAGGCCGCGCAATCCGGTCACCTTCGGGCGGCGGTCGGCGAGCCAGCTCCCGACAGCCAGGTCCAGCGCGTCGCCGTCGATGCGGGCCAGCAGCCGGCGGACCGTGGTCTCTGCGGGCAGGACCCGCCTGGGCAGAAGCGGATCGGGGTCGGCACCGACCTGTTCCAGCACGTAGCCGGGGGCATCGGCGATCCATTCGCCGACCGCCAGCAGCGAGGTCGCACCGGCCAGCACCGCGCACGCCGTGAGAGTGAGTACGACAGCCAGGCGGTGGCGCACCCCACGCGGATCGCGCGGGTCCGGCACCTCGGCCAGCCGCTCCAGTAGGCCCGGGACCTCCTCGGGGCCGACCTGCGGATTCTCACGCAGTTGGTCAAGGGCAGGCGGGATCAGAGATGATGCGTCGGCAGGCACGGTCTTCCACTTGGATCACGGGGCGTAGAGAACTCCATGATCTTGGAAGCCGTGCCTGTCACGTTCCGAGAGCACCGCTGAGCAGGCAGTTCGCCACGAACCGGGCGTCACGCGACTACGCCGAAGCCCTGTCCGCGCCGGCCCTCAGTTCACGCCTGACCAGTGAAAACCACACATAGACTCCGGGCAGAGAACAACCTCTGAGGTGTCCTTCGCCCCATCCGTCTCAGGTGCGAATCGGAAGCGTGACTCGGTGCGGGGATCGGCGCCGCCGTCATCGATCAGATGACCTGAAGGAAGACGATCACTATCAGACATGTTCGGCGCTCAACTTTTGCGTCCAGGACGGATTACTGCTTCACGAGCTCTTTCGAGTCCCCAGCGGGTCAGCAGATCCGACATTTCATCCTGCTATGACGAATAAGTCAGGGTGCGTACCGCCCAGAGGTCGGGAGTGGGACCCGATCACGGTCGCTGATCGCGTGAGGTCGCCCCTGGGGGGCCATTGATGCCAGCGCACGTGTCAACGGCCATGTCGTTCTCCCCGTAGGCGGCCAGGAGTTCGCCCCGCTGGCGGCCATCGAGATGTCCCCGGTGGCGGCCAGATAATTCCCCGCCCTCGGGTCGGTCGGGTCAGCTGAAGGGCTTCACCCCCTGTCCGCTGGTGGC comes from the Streptomyces sp. KMM 9044 genome and includes:
- a CDS encoding peptidoglycan-binding domain-containing protein, with amino-acid sequence MRAMTKALVSVTTAVGIAAGGLATAGTSFAAPAQDTKAVASAEAVAPLAVVNLGLSTAEAKKVQDWLRTYWGYTGARDGQLGTNSWKAFQRGLRAYWGYNDAIDGIVGPNTVKALQRLLKAHWGYTGAIDGIAGSGTQAAFKRFANANSS
- a CDS encoding peptidoglycan-binding protein, which encodes MSRWKALPAELDPSARNLVVRLRWLKDHSGLSLRQLASKSGYSASSWERYLGGRSLPPRGAVEALASINGEEPSRLLAAWEVAAEAWNGRTATAPPASTADTAPAPAPAAAAAEPITAVPAEPPGPTAGHTADPVRGRAFQVAVAAGVAALLLAASAAAVLVGRMGTDGGAATSPTSSAAAAMSSPSAVPGYTCRVERVDGLWYAGQSDTKEELLANGYAGPEVAEVQCLLERAGYAPGDIDGIYGPLTERAVTRLQRDAGLVVDGIVGPHTWGALRG
- the lysS gene encoding lysine--tRNA ligase; the encoded protein is MPIVAQSTETTDWVSRFADEVIEESERRAPGKPVVVASGLSPSGPIHLGNLREVMTPHLVADEIRRRGHRVRHLISWDDYDRYRKVPAGVEGVDETWAEHIGKPLTSVPAPKGSPYPTWAEHFKAAMAESLAELGVEFDGISQTEQYTSGAYREQILHAIRHRGDIDAILGQYRTRKAPAKQQQKAVDEAELEAAEGSGAAAEDDGSTGSAGYFPYKPYCGNCEKDLTTVTSYDDDSTELTYACTACGFCETVRLGEFNRGKLVWKVDWPMRWAYEGVIFEPSGVDHSSPGSSFQVGGQIVGIFGGKQPIGPMYAFVGISGMAKMSSSRGGVPTPADALKIMEPQLLRWLYARRRPNQSFKVAFDQEIQRLYDEWDRLDAKVTEGTALPGDIAAHSRAVGTASGALPMTPRPLPYRTLASVADITGGHTDQALRILSDFDPAHPLASLDEARPRYDKAEAWITLHVPADQRTIVRTEPDEMLLKSLDEQGRQSLRLLLDGLADHWSLDGLTHHVYGVPKVQAGFPADATPKELPAEIKAAQRSFFALLYHLMVGRDTGPRLPTLLLAVGQERVRLLLGD
- a CDS encoding glutathione-independent formaldehyde dehydrogenase — translated: MKAVVYKGPFSVEVEDAEKPRIQHPNDVIVRITSTAICGSDLHMYEGRTGAEPGIVFGHENMGIVEEVGQGVTAIEEGDRVVMPFNVACGFCTNCAAGFTGYCTTVNPGFAGGAYGYVSMGPWQGGQAEYLRVPYADFNCLKLPQGKEYESDFILLADIFPTGYHGCELAQVSPGESVAVYGAGPVGLMAAYSALLRGAKKVFVVDRVAERLQKAEEIGAVPVDFSKGDPVEQIKEQTGGAGTDKGVDAVGYQATATTPGDTHEEPATVLNALVGTVRPTGALGVPGLYVPADPGAPDEQAKQGMLLVAIGKLFEKGLRIGTGQCNVKRYNRQLRDMIIEGRAKPSFVVSHELGLDQASSAYDKFDKRIEGYTKVVLHP
- a CDS encoding helix-turn-helix domain-containing protein; this encodes MRSPNGSGDARRTPRTPSAPAGTPSPERARLTAALRDLKERAGLSLTRLEERTPFSKSSWGRYLKGETLPPREAVRELCRLAGEPAARCLALWELAESESSGRAAQARAPAPAAPPEPGPAPPAPPAPAPADPSRPADGPEPRRGPRRIASVIAAVLAVAAAGMTATVLLLPSDRAPDEARAPLTAGTGSGTGTATGTAPPPPRCRGAACEGRDPVNMLCGFPPDTLIEHRTASGAHLQVRYSSECGTSWGRVWGTRVGDRVELTAAGPTRSAEVTDALDAKAYVYTPMTRSRPGTVVRACFRSATAPGRECFEATVR
- the argS gene encoding arginine--tRNA ligase, which encodes MASVTSLSDSVQQHLASALSAVRPEAAGADPLLRRSDRADYQANGILALAKKAKANPRELAAEVVAHVVTGDELIKDVEVSGPGFLNLTIADRAITANLAARYADPERLGVPVVPDPGTTVIDYAQPNVAKEMHVGHLRSAVIGDSVVQLLEFTGENVVRRHHIGDWGTQFGMLIQYLDEHPHELDHKDAESLQASGQEAMSNLDRLYKTARKLFDSDEEFKTRSRRRVVDLQAGDPQTLAIWQKFVDESKIYFFSVFDKLDMEIQDADIVGESGYNDMLAETCRLLEESGVAVRSEGALCVFFEDVLGPDGKQVPLIVQKSDGGYGYAATDLSAIRDRVFHLKADTLLYVVDARQALHFKMVFETARRAGWLGDGVTALQLAFGTILGKDGKPFKTREGETVKLVDLLDEAIDRASAVVREKAQDLSGEEIAERGTQVGVGAVKYADLSTSANRDYKFDLDQMVSLNGDTSVYLQYAYARIQSILRKAPEGVHPSAHPELALHAAERALGLHVDAFAETVADAAREYAPHKLAAYLYQLASLYTSFYDKCPVLKAGSPDQVANRLFLCDVTARTLHRGMALLGIRTPERL